A genomic region of Magnolia sinica isolate HGM2019 chromosome 6, MsV1, whole genome shotgun sequence contains the following coding sequences:
- the LOC131248175 gene encoding ankyrin repeat-containing protein At5g02620-like isoform X6, with the protein MSQVNVLKAALQGEWEAITTLYRERPTLCDAAPVTAVTGNTLIHIAVQYSGRAEVVSELLDLLPERVRVAKNNGGNTSLHEAARAGNTEIATVILKKDEGLITSRNSCGETPVFCAATHGKKEMLNFLVSVAKNVVHEVMVRRNDGATILHAATLGGFYGIPVEHFSIRECGNSLSGSNQADTQEFSFTKICKDHVNSACPVLRNVYIAKQKHTWALQLVKRLIEKEAQWRYEHDGMGPNKSYGWHRINDGDESKKMKNKNIEKKLDRPLILATKFGIVELVREIVKVFPESVEFVDEAGKNLLHLAVEHRQEYVLKLLNKMRIATAMMAAGIDIGGNTILHLAAKLGEYKPKHVSGPAIHMQWESVWFERVKKLCPAHLVPYRNRSNLTAKQVFTQSHRSLLKQGEEWLKDGSNTCIVVSTLIATVTFAAAFTIPGGNDSGTGLPVLQQHPNFIPFIEYIAVSLLFSLLSLAMFLSIYASRFEEEDFLAWLPIQCFVAITALFNSVVFTVSAFMIAFLLVTDWNLPKPVSIADIALASVGFSCFCPVYLHIVYLPICYSIDLLCICI; encoded by the exons ATGTCTCAAGTCAATGTTTTAAAAGCTGCACTGCAAGGGGAGTGGGAAGCAATCACCACCTTGTACCGAGAGCGGCCCACCTTATGCGATGCCGCTCCAGTCACCGCTGTTACAGGTAACACACTCATTCACATTGCAGTGCAATATTCCGGTCGAGCCGAAGTGGTTAGTGAGCTGCTAGACTTACTGCCAGAACGTGTACGCGTAGCAAAGAACAACGGAGGGAACACTTCACTCCACGAAGCTGCCAGGGCCGGGAACACTGAGATTGCAACGGTGATACTGAAGAAGGATGAGGGCTTGATTACAAGCCGCAACAGCTGTGGCGAGACGCCTGTGTTTTGCGCTGCCACGCATGGAAAGAAGGAGATGCTCAACTTCCTTGTTTCTGTGGCTAAGAATGTTGTTCATGAGGTGATGGTGAGGAGGAACGACGGAGCTACTATCCTTCATGCAGCTACTCTTGGTGGATTTTACG GTATTCCCGTGGAGCACTTCTCGATAAGAGAATGCGGTAATTCCTTAAGCGGGTCAAATCAAGCAGATACTCAGGAATTCAGTTTCACAAAGATATGTAAGGACCACGTGAACTCAG CATGCCCGGTACTCAGAAATGTTTACATTGCAAAGCAAAAGCACACATGGGCATTGCAACTTGTGAAGCGTTTGATAGAAAAGGAAGCTCAATGGAGATATGAACATGATGGTATGGGCCCAAATAAAAGCTATGGATGGCATCGAATCAATGATGGTGATGAATCAaagaagatgaaaaataagaataTCGAGAAGAAATTAGATAGACCTCTCATTCTTGCAACAAAGTTTGGGATAGTGGAGTTGGTGCGGGAGATAGTGAAAGTATTCCCGGAATCTGTAGAATTCGTCGACGAAGCTGGGAAGAACCTGTTGCATTTGGCGGTGGAGCACCGACAGGAGTATGTTCTCAAGTTATTGAACAAGATGAGGATAGCGACTGCAATGATGGCAGCTGGGATTGACATAGGCGGTAACACTATCTTGCATCTTGCAGCCAAGCTTGGAGAATATAAGCCAAAGCACGTAAGTGGGCCCGCCATTCATATGCAATGGGAGAGTGTCTGGTTTGAG CGTGTAAAGAAGTTGTGTCCAGCACATTTGGTACCCTACAGGAACAGGAGTAATCTAACAGCTAAGCAAGTATTCACACAGAGCCATAGAAGCCTCCTTAAACAAGGAGAGGAGTGGCTGAAAGATGGGTCTAACACATGCATTGTCGTGTCCACCCTCATTGCCACCGTCACATTCGCTGCGGCCTTCACCATACCTGGCGGCAATGACAGCGGAACAGGGCTACCGGTCCTCCAACAGCACCCGAATTTCATACCTTTCATAGAGTACATAGCCGTTTCCCTGTTATTCTCATTGCTCTCCCTTGCAATGTTCCTTTCCATCTACGCCTCTCGCTTCGAAGAAGAGGACTTCCTCGCATGGTTGCCTATTCAGTGCTTTGTCGCCATCACTGCTCTATTCAACTCGGTTGTGTTCACCGTATCGGCATTCATGATAGCTTTTCTTCTGGTGACTGATTGGAACCTTCCGAAGCCGGTAAGCATCGCGGATATTGCACTTGCCAGCGTCGGCTTTTCATGCTTTTGTCCTGTTTATCTGCATATAGTTTACCTCCCCATCTGCTATTCGATTGATCTACTCTGTATCTGTATCTGA
- the LOC131248175 gene encoding ankyrin repeat-containing protein At5g02620-like isoform X5, which yields MSQVNVLKAALQGEWEAITTLYRERPTLCDAAPVTAVTGNTLIHIAVQYSGRAEVVSELLDLLPERVRVAKNNGGNTSLHEAARAGNTEIATVILKKDEGLITSRNSCGETPVFCAATHGKKEMLNFLVSVAKNVVHEVMVRRNDGATILHAATLGGFYGIPVEHFSIRECGNSLSGSNQADTQEFSFTKICKDHVNSGIKHLLSACPVLRNVYIAKQKHTWALQLVKRLIEKEAQWRYEHDGMGPNKSYGWHRINDGDESKKMKNKNIEKKLDRPLILATKFGIVELVREIVKVFPESVEFVDEAGKNLLHLAVEHRQEYVLKLLNKMRIATAMMAAGIDIGGNTILHLAAKLGEYKPKHVSGPAIHMQWESVWFERVKKLCPAHLVPYRNRSNLTAKQVFTQSHRSLLKQGEEWLKDGSNTCIVVSTLIATVTFAAAFTIPGGNDSGTGLPVLQQHPNFIPFIEYIAVSLLFSLLSLAMFLSIYASRFEEEDFLAWLPIQCFVAITALFNSVVFTVSAFMIAFLLVTDWNLPKPVSIADIALASVGFSCFCPVYLHIVYLPICYSIDLLCICI from the exons ATGTCTCAAGTCAATGTTTTAAAAGCTGCACTGCAAGGGGAGTGGGAAGCAATCACCACCTTGTACCGAGAGCGGCCCACCTTATGCGATGCCGCTCCAGTCACCGCTGTTACAGGTAACACACTCATTCACATTGCAGTGCAATATTCCGGTCGAGCCGAAGTGGTTAGTGAGCTGCTAGACTTACTGCCAGAACGTGTACGCGTAGCAAAGAACAACGGAGGGAACACTTCACTCCACGAAGCTGCCAGGGCCGGGAACACTGAGATTGCAACGGTGATACTGAAGAAGGATGAGGGCTTGATTACAAGCCGCAACAGCTGTGGCGAGACGCCTGTGTTTTGCGCTGCCACGCATGGAAAGAAGGAGATGCTCAACTTCCTTGTTTCTGTGGCTAAGAATGTTGTTCATGAGGTGATGGTGAGGAGGAACGACGGAGCTACTATCCTTCATGCAGCTACTCTTGGTGGATTTTACG GTATTCCCGTGGAGCACTTCTCGATAAGAGAATGCGGTAATTCCTTAAGCGGGTCAAATCAAGCAGATACTCAGGAATTCAGTTTCACAAAGATATGTAAGGACCACGTGAACTCAG GGATTAAGCATTTGTTATCAG CATGCCCGGTACTCAGAAATGTTTACATTGCAAAGCAAAAGCACACATGGGCATTGCAACTTGTGAAGCGTTTGATAGAAAAGGAAGCTCAATGGAGATATGAACATGATGGTATGGGCCCAAATAAAAGCTATGGATGGCATCGAATCAATGATGGTGATGAATCAaagaagatgaaaaataagaataTCGAGAAGAAATTAGATAGACCTCTCATTCTTGCAACAAAGTTTGGGATAGTGGAGTTGGTGCGGGAGATAGTGAAAGTATTCCCGGAATCTGTAGAATTCGTCGACGAAGCTGGGAAGAACCTGTTGCATTTGGCGGTGGAGCACCGACAGGAGTATGTTCTCAAGTTATTGAACAAGATGAGGATAGCGACTGCAATGATGGCAGCTGGGATTGACATAGGCGGTAACACTATCTTGCATCTTGCAGCCAAGCTTGGAGAATATAAGCCAAAGCACGTAAGTGGGCCCGCCATTCATATGCAATGGGAGAGTGTCTGGTTTGAG CGTGTAAAGAAGTTGTGTCCAGCACATTTGGTACCCTACAGGAACAGGAGTAATCTAACAGCTAAGCAAGTATTCACACAGAGCCATAGAAGCCTCCTTAAACAAGGAGAGGAGTGGCTGAAAGATGGGTCTAACACATGCATTGTCGTGTCCACCCTCATTGCCACCGTCACATTCGCTGCGGCCTTCACCATACCTGGCGGCAATGACAGCGGAACAGGGCTACCGGTCCTCCAACAGCACCCGAATTTCATACCTTTCATAGAGTACATAGCCGTTTCCCTGTTATTCTCATTGCTCTCCCTTGCAATGTTCCTTTCCATCTACGCCTCTCGCTTCGAAGAAGAGGACTTCCTCGCATGGTTGCCTATTCAGTGCTTTGTCGCCATCACTGCTCTATTCAACTCGGTTGTGTTCACCGTATCGGCATTCATGATAGCTTTTCTTCTGGTGACTGATTGGAACCTTCCGAAGCCGGTAAGCATCGCGGATATTGCACTTGCCAGCGTCGGCTTTTCATGCTTTTGTCCTGTTTATCTGCATATAGTTTACCTCCCCATCTGCTATTCGATTGATCTACTCTGTATCTGTATCTGA
- the LOC131248175 gene encoding uncharacterized protein LOC131248175 isoform X2 yields MSQVNVLKAALQGEWEAITTLYRERPTLCDAAPVTAVTGNTLIHIAVQYSGRAEVVSELLDLLPERVRVAKNNGGNTSLHEAARAGNTEIATVILKKDEGLITSRNSCGETPVFCAATHGKKEMLNFLVSVAKNVVHEVMVRRNDGATILHAATLGGFYDVALEILELCPEMAFSRDNRGMTALHLLAFSSSSFKSRTIFSLQSVGEAPFLIYEKIAVALYACIPVEHFSIRECGNSLSGSNQADTQEFSFTKICKDHVNSGIKHLLSACPVLRNVYIAKQKHTWALQLVKRLIEKEAQWRYEHDGMGPNKSYGWHRINDGDESKKMKNKNIEKKLDRPLILATKFGIVELVREIVKVFPESVEFVDEAGKNLLHLAVEHRQEYVLKLLNKMRIATAMMAAGIDIGGNTILHLAAKLGEYKPKHVSGPAIHMQWESVWFERVKKLCPAHLVPYRNRSNLTAKQVFTQSHRSLLKQGEEWLKDGSNTCIVVSTLIATVTFAAAFTIPGGNDSGTGLPVLQQHPNFIPFIEYIAVSLLFSLLSLAMFLSIYASRFEEEDFLAWLPIQCFVAITALFNSVVFTVSAFMIAFLLVTDWNLPKPVSIADIALASVGFSCFCPVYLHIVYLPICYSIDLLCICI; encoded by the exons ATGTCTCAAGTCAATGTTTTAAAAGCTGCACTGCAAGGGGAGTGGGAAGCAATCACCACCTTGTACCGAGAGCGGCCCACCTTATGCGATGCCGCTCCAGTCACCGCTGTTACAGGTAACACACTCATTCACATTGCAGTGCAATATTCCGGTCGAGCCGAAGTGGTTAGTGAGCTGCTAGACTTACTGCCAGAACGTGTACGCGTAGCAAAGAACAACGGAGGGAACACTTCACTCCACGAAGCTGCCAGGGCCGGGAACACTGAGATTGCAACGGTGATACTGAAGAAGGATGAGGGCTTGATTACAAGCCGCAACAGCTGTGGCGAGACGCCTGTGTTTTGCGCTGCCACGCATGGAAAGAAGGAGATGCTCAACTTCCTTGTTTCTGTGGCTAAGAATGTTGTTCATGAGGTGATGGTGAGGAGGAACGACGGAGCTACTATCCTTCATGCAGCTACTCTTGGTGGATTTTACG ATGTAGCGTTGGAGATCTTGGAGTTGTGTCCAGAGATGGCATTCAGTAGGGACAACCGTGGAATGACGGCCCTTCATCTTCTCGCCTTCTCTTCATCTTCTTTCAAGAGCAGAACCATATTTTCTCTTCAATCTGTTGGGGAAGCGCCTTTTCTGATCTATGAAAAGATAGCCGTCGCCTTGTACGCTT GTATTCCCGTGGAGCACTTCTCGATAAGAGAATGCGGTAATTCCTTAAGCGGGTCAAATCAAGCAGATACTCAGGAATTCAGTTTCACAAAGATATGTAAGGACCACGTGAACTCAG GGATTAAGCATTTGTTATCAG CATGCCCGGTACTCAGAAATGTTTACATTGCAAAGCAAAAGCACACATGGGCATTGCAACTTGTGAAGCGTTTGATAGAAAAGGAAGCTCAATGGAGATATGAACATGATGGTATGGGCCCAAATAAAAGCTATGGATGGCATCGAATCAATGATGGTGATGAATCAaagaagatgaaaaataagaataTCGAGAAGAAATTAGATAGACCTCTCATTCTTGCAACAAAGTTTGGGATAGTGGAGTTGGTGCGGGAGATAGTGAAAGTATTCCCGGAATCTGTAGAATTCGTCGACGAAGCTGGGAAGAACCTGTTGCATTTGGCGGTGGAGCACCGACAGGAGTATGTTCTCAAGTTATTGAACAAGATGAGGATAGCGACTGCAATGATGGCAGCTGGGATTGACATAGGCGGTAACACTATCTTGCATCTTGCAGCCAAGCTTGGAGAATATAAGCCAAAGCACGTAAGTGGGCCCGCCATTCATATGCAATGGGAGAGTGTCTGGTTTGAG CGTGTAAAGAAGTTGTGTCCAGCACATTTGGTACCCTACAGGAACAGGAGTAATCTAACAGCTAAGCAAGTATTCACACAGAGCCATAGAAGCCTCCTTAAACAAGGAGAGGAGTGGCTGAAAGATGGGTCTAACACATGCATTGTCGTGTCCACCCTCATTGCCACCGTCACATTCGCTGCGGCCTTCACCATACCTGGCGGCAATGACAGCGGAACAGGGCTACCGGTCCTCCAACAGCACCCGAATTTCATACCTTTCATAGAGTACATAGCCGTTTCCCTGTTATTCTCATTGCTCTCCCTTGCAATGTTCCTTTCCATCTACGCCTCTCGCTTCGAAGAAGAGGACTTCCTCGCATGGTTGCCTATTCAGTGCTTTGTCGCCATCACTGCTCTATTCAACTCGGTTGTGTTCACCGTATCGGCATTCATGATAGCTTTTCTTCTGGTGACTGATTGGAACCTTCCGAAGCCGGTAAGCATCGCGGATATTGCACTTGCCAGCGTCGGCTTTTCATGCTTTTGTCCTGTTTATCTGCATATAGTTTACCTCCCCATCTGCTATTCGATTGATCTACTCTGTATCTGTATCTGA
- the LOC131248175 gene encoding ankyrin repeat-containing protein At5g02620-like isoform X3: protein MSQVNVLKAALQGEWEAITTLYRERPTLCDAAPVTAVTGNTLIHIAVQYSGRAEVVSELLDLLPERVRVAKNNGGNTSLHEAARAGNTEIATVILKKDEGLITSRNSCGETPVFCAATHGKKEMLNFLVSVAKNVVHEVMVRRNDGATILHAATLGGFYADVALEILELCPEMAFSRDNRGMTALHLLAFSSSSFKSRTIFSLQSVGEAPFLIYEKIAVALYACIPVEHFSIRECGNSLSGSNQADTQEFSFTKICKDHVNSACPVLRNVYIAKQKHTWALQLVKRLIEKEAQWRYEHDGMGPNKSYGWHRINDGDESKKMKNKNIEKKLDRPLILATKFGIVELVREIVKVFPESVEFVDEAGKNLLHLAVEHRQEYVLKLLNKMRIATAMMAAGIDIGGNTILHLAAKLGEYKPKHVSGPAIHMQWESVWFERVKKLCPAHLVPYRNRSNLTAKQVFTQSHRSLLKQGEEWLKDGSNTCIVVSTLIATVTFAAAFTIPGGNDSGTGLPVLQQHPNFIPFIEYIAVSLLFSLLSLAMFLSIYASRFEEEDFLAWLPIQCFVAITALFNSVVFTVSAFMIAFLLVTDWNLPKPVSIADIALASVGFSCFCPVYLHIVYLPICYSIDLLCICI from the exons ATGTCTCAAGTCAATGTTTTAAAAGCTGCACTGCAAGGGGAGTGGGAAGCAATCACCACCTTGTACCGAGAGCGGCCCACCTTATGCGATGCCGCTCCAGTCACCGCTGTTACAGGTAACACACTCATTCACATTGCAGTGCAATATTCCGGTCGAGCCGAAGTGGTTAGTGAGCTGCTAGACTTACTGCCAGAACGTGTACGCGTAGCAAAGAACAACGGAGGGAACACTTCACTCCACGAAGCTGCCAGGGCCGGGAACACTGAGATTGCAACGGTGATACTGAAGAAGGATGAGGGCTTGATTACAAGCCGCAACAGCTGTGGCGAGACGCCTGTGTTTTGCGCTGCCACGCATGGAAAGAAGGAGATGCTCAACTTCCTTGTTTCTGTGGCTAAGAATGTTGTTCATGAGGTGATGGTGAGGAGGAACGACGGAGCTACTATCCTTCATGCAGCTACTCTTGGTGGATTTTACG CAGATGTAGCGTTGGAGATCTTGGAGTTGTGTCCAGAGATGGCATTCAGTAGGGACAACCGTGGAATGACGGCCCTTCATCTTCTCGCCTTCTCTTCATCTTCTTTCAAGAGCAGAACCATATTTTCTCTTCAATCTGTTGGGGAAGCGCCTTTTCTGATCTATGAAAAGATAGCCGTCGCCTTGTACGCTT GTATTCCCGTGGAGCACTTCTCGATAAGAGAATGCGGTAATTCCTTAAGCGGGTCAAATCAAGCAGATACTCAGGAATTCAGTTTCACAAAGATATGTAAGGACCACGTGAACTCAG CATGCCCGGTACTCAGAAATGTTTACATTGCAAAGCAAAAGCACACATGGGCATTGCAACTTGTGAAGCGTTTGATAGAAAAGGAAGCTCAATGGAGATATGAACATGATGGTATGGGCCCAAATAAAAGCTATGGATGGCATCGAATCAATGATGGTGATGAATCAaagaagatgaaaaataagaataTCGAGAAGAAATTAGATAGACCTCTCATTCTTGCAACAAAGTTTGGGATAGTGGAGTTGGTGCGGGAGATAGTGAAAGTATTCCCGGAATCTGTAGAATTCGTCGACGAAGCTGGGAAGAACCTGTTGCATTTGGCGGTGGAGCACCGACAGGAGTATGTTCTCAAGTTATTGAACAAGATGAGGATAGCGACTGCAATGATGGCAGCTGGGATTGACATAGGCGGTAACACTATCTTGCATCTTGCAGCCAAGCTTGGAGAATATAAGCCAAAGCACGTAAGTGGGCCCGCCATTCATATGCAATGGGAGAGTGTCTGGTTTGAG CGTGTAAAGAAGTTGTGTCCAGCACATTTGGTACCCTACAGGAACAGGAGTAATCTAACAGCTAAGCAAGTATTCACACAGAGCCATAGAAGCCTCCTTAAACAAGGAGAGGAGTGGCTGAAAGATGGGTCTAACACATGCATTGTCGTGTCCACCCTCATTGCCACCGTCACATTCGCTGCGGCCTTCACCATACCTGGCGGCAATGACAGCGGAACAGGGCTACCGGTCCTCCAACAGCACCCGAATTTCATACCTTTCATAGAGTACATAGCCGTTTCCCTGTTATTCTCATTGCTCTCCCTTGCAATGTTCCTTTCCATCTACGCCTCTCGCTTCGAAGAAGAGGACTTCCTCGCATGGTTGCCTATTCAGTGCTTTGTCGCCATCACTGCTCTATTCAACTCGGTTGTGTTCACCGTATCGGCATTCATGATAGCTTTTCTTCTGGTGACTGATTGGAACCTTCCGAAGCCGGTAAGCATCGCGGATATTGCACTTGCCAGCGTCGGCTTTTCATGCTTTTGTCCTGTTTATCTGCATATAGTTTACCTCCCCATCTGCTATTCGATTGATCTACTCTGTATCTGTATCTGA
- the LOC131248175 gene encoding uncharacterized protein LOC131248175 isoform X1 gives MSQVNVLKAALQGEWEAITTLYRERPTLCDAAPVTAVTGNTLIHIAVQYSGRAEVVSELLDLLPERVRVAKNNGGNTSLHEAARAGNTEIATVILKKDEGLITSRNSCGETPVFCAATHGKKEMLNFLVSVAKNVVHEVMVRRNDGATILHAATLGGFYADVALEILELCPEMAFSRDNRGMTALHLLAFSSSSFKSRTIFSLQSVGEAPFLIYEKIAVALYACIPVEHFSIRECGNSLSGSNQADTQEFSFTKICKDHVNSGIKHLLSACPVLRNVYIAKQKHTWALQLVKRLIEKEAQWRYEHDGMGPNKSYGWHRINDGDESKKMKNKNIEKKLDRPLILATKFGIVELVREIVKVFPESVEFVDEAGKNLLHLAVEHRQEYVLKLLNKMRIATAMMAAGIDIGGNTILHLAAKLGEYKPKHVSGPAIHMQWESVWFERVKKLCPAHLVPYRNRSNLTAKQVFTQSHRSLLKQGEEWLKDGSNTCIVVSTLIATVTFAAAFTIPGGNDSGTGLPVLQQHPNFIPFIEYIAVSLLFSLLSLAMFLSIYASRFEEEDFLAWLPIQCFVAITALFNSVVFTVSAFMIAFLLVTDWNLPKPVSIADIALASVGFSCFCPVYLHIVYLPICYSIDLLCICI, from the exons ATGTCTCAAGTCAATGTTTTAAAAGCTGCACTGCAAGGGGAGTGGGAAGCAATCACCACCTTGTACCGAGAGCGGCCCACCTTATGCGATGCCGCTCCAGTCACCGCTGTTACAGGTAACACACTCATTCACATTGCAGTGCAATATTCCGGTCGAGCCGAAGTGGTTAGTGAGCTGCTAGACTTACTGCCAGAACGTGTACGCGTAGCAAAGAACAACGGAGGGAACACTTCACTCCACGAAGCTGCCAGGGCCGGGAACACTGAGATTGCAACGGTGATACTGAAGAAGGATGAGGGCTTGATTACAAGCCGCAACAGCTGTGGCGAGACGCCTGTGTTTTGCGCTGCCACGCATGGAAAGAAGGAGATGCTCAACTTCCTTGTTTCTGTGGCTAAGAATGTTGTTCATGAGGTGATGGTGAGGAGGAACGACGGAGCTACTATCCTTCATGCAGCTACTCTTGGTGGATTTTACG CAGATGTAGCGTTGGAGATCTTGGAGTTGTGTCCAGAGATGGCATTCAGTAGGGACAACCGTGGAATGACGGCCCTTCATCTTCTCGCCTTCTCTTCATCTTCTTTCAAGAGCAGAACCATATTTTCTCTTCAATCTGTTGGGGAAGCGCCTTTTCTGATCTATGAAAAGATAGCCGTCGCCTTGTACGCTT GTATTCCCGTGGAGCACTTCTCGATAAGAGAATGCGGTAATTCCTTAAGCGGGTCAAATCAAGCAGATACTCAGGAATTCAGTTTCACAAAGATATGTAAGGACCACGTGAACTCAG GGATTAAGCATTTGTTATCAG CATGCCCGGTACTCAGAAATGTTTACATTGCAAAGCAAAAGCACACATGGGCATTGCAACTTGTGAAGCGTTTGATAGAAAAGGAAGCTCAATGGAGATATGAACATGATGGTATGGGCCCAAATAAAAGCTATGGATGGCATCGAATCAATGATGGTGATGAATCAaagaagatgaaaaataagaataTCGAGAAGAAATTAGATAGACCTCTCATTCTTGCAACAAAGTTTGGGATAGTGGAGTTGGTGCGGGAGATAGTGAAAGTATTCCCGGAATCTGTAGAATTCGTCGACGAAGCTGGGAAGAACCTGTTGCATTTGGCGGTGGAGCACCGACAGGAGTATGTTCTCAAGTTATTGAACAAGATGAGGATAGCGACTGCAATGATGGCAGCTGGGATTGACATAGGCGGTAACACTATCTTGCATCTTGCAGCCAAGCTTGGAGAATATAAGCCAAAGCACGTAAGTGGGCCCGCCATTCATATGCAATGGGAGAGTGTCTGGTTTGAG CGTGTAAAGAAGTTGTGTCCAGCACATTTGGTACCCTACAGGAACAGGAGTAATCTAACAGCTAAGCAAGTATTCACACAGAGCCATAGAAGCCTCCTTAAACAAGGAGAGGAGTGGCTGAAAGATGGGTCTAACACATGCATTGTCGTGTCCACCCTCATTGCCACCGTCACATTCGCTGCGGCCTTCACCATACCTGGCGGCAATGACAGCGGAACAGGGCTACCGGTCCTCCAACAGCACCCGAATTTCATACCTTTCATAGAGTACATAGCCGTTTCCCTGTTATTCTCATTGCTCTCCCTTGCAATGTTCCTTTCCATCTACGCCTCTCGCTTCGAAGAAGAGGACTTCCTCGCATGGTTGCCTATTCAGTGCTTTGTCGCCATCACTGCTCTATTCAACTCGGTTGTGTTCACCGTATCGGCATTCATGATAGCTTTTCTTCTGGTGACTGATTGGAACCTTCCGAAGCCGGTAAGCATCGCGGATATTGCACTTGCCAGCGTCGGCTTTTCATGCTTTTGTCCTGTTTATCTGCATATAGTTTACCTCCCCATCTGCTATTCGATTGATCTACTCTGTATCTGTATCTGA